A stretch of the Polaribacter pacificus genome encodes the following:
- a CDS encoding sensor histidine kinase encodes MTVIIHVLFWVFIYFFYNYFLGFGSDNIRYVQVFSLYLMPVTMILSYFVAYQLLPDYLLKKKYKLFVLYAIYAFVFSFYAILVSIFFGLVFTSSLDVETSSPITKTLPLVVLGVYFVVSVVAVLSLAMYNYKSTLKNEDLTNKILQNQLQLRDQELRFLKMQIHPHFLFNSLNTIYGFALMKRDEAPEMILKLSNLLDYILYQTDKPSVALTDEIAHLKNYIALEKMRFHDTLRVVANFSNDNDSIQIAPMLLIPFLENSFKHGAIKDGVMLVDLLLETSGDQLYFKLVNSSSPKENTTFGIGLQNIKKRLELLYPQAFELLIENDENFYTVTLRINLTKKKNEVS; translated from the coding sequence TTGACTGTAATAATCCATGTGCTGTTTTGGGTTTTTATATATTTCTTTTACAATTACTTTTTAGGTTTTGGAAGTGATAATATTAGGTATGTACAGGTATTTTCTTTATACCTAATGCCGGTAACTATGATTTTGAGTTATTTTGTGGCTTATCAATTGCTTCCAGATTATTTATTAAAAAAGAAGTACAAATTGTTTGTGCTATATGCTATTTATGCATTTGTATTTTCTTTTTACGCCATTTTGGTATCCATTTTTTTTGGACTTGTTTTTACGTCAAGTCTAGATGTAGAGACAAGTTCACCAATTACAAAAACTTTGCCTTTAGTTGTGTTGGGGGTCTATTTTGTGGTGTCTGTTGTAGCGGTGTTGAGTTTGGCGATGTACAATTATAAATCTACCCTTAAAAATGAAGATTTAACAAACAAGATCTTGCAAAATCAATTGCAATTAAGAGATCAGGAACTGCGATTTTTAAAAATGCAGATTCATCCTCATTTCTTGTTTAATTCACTAAATACCATTTATGGATTTGCTTTGATGAAACGCGATGAGGCGCCCGAAATGATTTTAAAATTATCCAACCTTTTGGATTATATTTTATATCAAACAGACAAGCCAAGTGTTGCCTTAACTGATGAAATAGCCCATTTAAAAAATTATATTGCACTCGAAAAAATGCGCTTTCATGATACCTTAAGGGTTGTCGCTAATTTTTCAAATGACAATGATTCTATTCAAATAGCACCTATGTTATTGATTCCTTTTCTAGAAAATAGTTTTAAACATGGGGCAATTAAAGACGGGGTGATGTTAGTAGATTTGTTATTAGAAACTAGTGGTGATCAATTGTATTTTAAATTGGTCAACAGTTCTAGCCCTAAAGAAAATACAACGTTCGGAATTGGCTTGCAAAATATTAAAAAACGCTTAGAGTTGCTGTATCCTCAAGCCTTTGAATTGCTTATTGAGAATGATGAAAATTTTTATACAGTAACTTTGCGTATAAACTTAACAAAGAAAAAGAATGAGGTCTCCTAA
- a CDS encoding LytR/AlgR family response regulator transcription factor, which translates to MRSPKITCAVVDDEPMARDILKSYIERVPNLHLVKSCKNALEAIEVSQQEDIDLFFLDINMPEITGLSLAKLVGHRSKIIFTTAYREYAVEGFNLKAVDYLLKPIAFDRFLEAVNTFSQAKQAQIQQPTVPEKLEFFFVRSDRKMVKINLSEILYIESLSDYLKIITEQSTIITRETITNINEKLPEPLFLRIHRSYIVSLKKIDSYTNEFVEIQNKALPISRSYKAAILEKLEKN; encoded by the coding sequence ATGAGGTCTCCTAAGATTACTTGTGCGGTGGTTGATGATGAACCCATGGCAAGAGATATTTTAAAGTCATACATAGAGAGAGTTCCAAATTTGCATTTGGTAAAAAGCTGTAAGAATGCTCTTGAAGCTATCGAGGTTTCGCAACAAGAAGACATCGATTTGTTCTTTTTAGATATCAATATGCCAGAGATTACAGGCTTGTCACTAGCTAAGCTGGTTGGTCATAGGTCTAAAATAATTTTTACAACGGCATATAGAGAATACGCAGTAGAAGGATTTAATTTAAAAGCTGTGGATTACCTTCTTAAGCCCATTGCATTTGATCGTTTTTTAGAGGCTGTAAATACCTTTTCACAAGCCAAGCAGGCACAGATTCAACAACCAACAGTTCCTGAGAAGTTGGAGTTCTTTTTTGTTCGATCTGATCGGAAAATGGTAAAAATTAATTTGTCAGAAATTTTATATATAGAGAGCCTCAGTGATTATTTGAAAATTATCACTGAGCAATCAACGATTATTACACGTGAAACCATCACAAATATTAATGAAAAGTTGCCAGAGCCGCTTTTTTTAAGAATTCATAGATCGTATATTGTTTCGCTAAAAAAAATTGACTCCTATACAAACGAGTTTGTAGAAATTCAAAACAAGGCACTACCGATAAGTAGAAGCTATAAAGCAGCAATTTTAGAAAAACTAGAGAAAAATTAA
- a CDS encoding diphosphomevalonate/mevalonate 3,5-bisphosphate decarboxylase family protein, translating into MSTAQFIPDTLAFSIEKTSHSWQTPSNIALVKYWGKTDPQIPKNASISFTLNACHTNTKIDFVKKSTTDEVQFELFFEGKKKEDFKPKIAKFFERILIYCPYLQAYQLTIHSDNSFPHSSGIASSASGMAAIAMCLMSLEKELNPNLTEEQIHKKASFLARLGSGSASRSIEGPIVVWGEHPAIEGSSNLYGVRFPYAVHPVFEEYQDTILLVDKGEKQVSSTVGHDLMHQHPFATQRFVQANENLEKMSQILKSGDLTAFIHLVESEALTLHAMMLTSSPYFILMKPNTLEIINRVWAYRAATASSLCFTLDAGANVHLLYPKEEAETVVKFIKEELSVYCQKNQYICDYTGHGAKKI; encoded by the coding sequence TTGAGCACAGCACAATTTATTCCAGATACCCTAGCGTTTTCTATTGAGAAAACCAGTCATAGTTGGCAAACCCCTAGCAACATAGCCTTGGTTAAATATTGGGGGAAAACGGATCCGCAAATCCCTAAAAATGCTTCAATTAGTTTTACTTTAAACGCTTGCCATACCAATACAAAGATTGATTTTGTAAAGAAATCAACGACCGATGAGGTTCAGTTTGAACTTTTTTTTGAAGGCAAGAAAAAAGAGGATTTTAAACCTAAAATTGCCAAATTCTTTGAGAGAATTTTAATCTATTGCCCGTATTTACAAGCATATCAATTGACCATTCATTCTGATAATTCTTTTCCGCATAGTAGCGGGATCGCCTCATCAGCAAGTGGTATGGCAGCGATTGCAATGTGCTTAATGAGCTTAGAAAAAGAATTAAATCCTAATTTAACAGAAGAGCAGATTCATAAAAAGGCGTCATTTTTAGCACGTTTAGGTTCTGGAAGCGCAAGTAGAAGTATAGAAGGGCCTATAGTTGTTTGGGGAGAGCATCCTGCAATTGAAGGAAGTTCTAATTTGTATGGAGTTCGTTTTCCGTATGCTGTACACCCTGTTTTTGAAGAATATCAAGACACCATTCTGTTAGTTGATAAAGGAGAAAAACAAGTATCTAGTACAGTTGGGCATGATTTGATGCATCAACATCCCTTTGCAACTCAGCGATTTGTTCAGGCTAATGAGAATCTAGAAAAGATGAGTCAAATTTTAAAAAGCGGAGATCTTACTGCTTTTATTCATTTGGTAGAGAGCGAGGCTTTAACCTTGCATGCAATGATGCTAACCAGTTCGCCTTATTTTATTTTGATGAAACCCAATACCCTAGAGATCATTAATCGGGTATGGGCTTATAGAGCGGCTACAGCTAGTTCATTGTGTTTTACCTTAGATGCTGGAGCCAATGTTCATCTTTTGTACCCAAAAGAAGAAGCAGAAACGGTTGTGAAATTCATCAAAGAAGAGCTGTCTGTTTACTGCCAAAAAAATCAGTATATTTGTGATTATACAGGTCATGGAGCAAAAAAAATATAA
- a CDS encoding toxin-antitoxin system YwqK family antitoxin: MKSSALLFFIGMFFVANTANSQNKKTWFDANWKVVSQDKASYYRPTPQVKKSGYWIVDYYLNGKIQKEGFSLTATAADPSFDGLVKYYFENGKPSQQITFKNGKIDGVLKTYFLSGTLKSETYYSEGFREGRYSSYFETGELHERGEYLKNLKEGNWKTYYRNGKIKEKGKYEKGEKIGIWKTYYKNVYK; encoded by the coding sequence ATGAAATCATCTGCGTTGCTATTTTTTATAGGAATGTTTTTTGTAGCTAACACTGCTAATTCACAAAACAAAAAAACTTGGTTTGATGCCAACTGGAAAGTTGTTAGTCAAGACAAAGCAAGCTATTACAGACCTACACCGCAGGTAAAAAAAAGCGGATACTGGATTGTAGATTACTACCTAAACGGAAAGATTCAAAAAGAAGGCTTTAGCCTAACGGCAACTGCTGCTGATCCTAGTTTTGATGGATTGGTAAAATACTATTTTGAAAATGGAAAGCCATCTCAACAGATTACTTTTAAAAATGGGAAAATTGATGGAGTTTTAAAAACTTATTTTCTGTCAGGTACTCTAAAATCAGAAACTTACTATTCTGAAGGTTTTAGAGAAGGTAGGTATTCATCATACTTTGAAACAGGTGAGTTGCATGAGCGAGGAGAGTATTTAAAAAACCTTAAAGAAGGCAACTGGAAAACCTATTACAGAAACGGTAAGATTAAAGAAAAAGGGAAGTATGAAAAGGGTGAGAAAATTGGCATCTGGAAAACCTATTATAAGAATGTGTACAAATAA
- a CDS encoding mevalonate kinase family protein translates to MKGPLFYAKILLFGEYGIIKDSKGLAIPFNAYRGALKSSKTLSEKAQQSNQNLLKFYMYLSALETDLVQFDLDRLKLDIEQGMYFDSSIPQGYGVGSSGALVASIYDQYAKNKITVLENLTRDKLLQLKEVFSLMESFFHGKSSGLDPLNSYLSLPILINSKTHIEPAGIPSQKEGKGAVFLLDSQIVGETEPMVNIFMNKMKNEGFRKMLNEEFVLHTDACIDDFLHGNVTSLFGNIKKLSKVVLTNFKPMIPVAFHKVWEQGLLSNDYYLKLCGSGGGGYILGFTEDFDKAKATLKDYKLELVYRF, encoded by the coding sequence ATGAAAGGACCTTTATTTTACGCTAAAATTTTATTGTTCGGAGAGTATGGAATCATCAAAGATTCCAAAGGCTTAGCAATTCCTTTTAATGCATATAGAGGAGCGCTTAAGTCTTCTAAAACACTTTCAGAAAAAGCGCAACAATCCAATCAAAATTTACTAAAGTTTTACATGTACCTTTCTGCCTTAGAAACAGATTTGGTTCAGTTTGATTTAGATCGCTTAAAATTAGATATTGAACAAGGAATGTATTTTGACTCTTCAATACCGCAAGGGTATGGAGTTGGTAGTTCTGGTGCTCTAGTGGCATCAATCTATGATCAATATGCCAAAAATAAAATCACAGTTTTAGAAAATCTAACAAGAGATAAGCTTTTACAACTTAAAGAGGTTTTTTCTTTAATGGAGTCCTTTTTTCACGGCAAAAGTTCTGGTTTGGATCCTTTAAATAGTTATTTAAGTCTTCCAATACTTATCAATTCTAAAACTCATATTGAACCTGCAGGAATTCCATCACAAAAAGAAGGAAAAGGGGCTGTGTTCTTATTAGATTCTCAAATTGTTGGAGAAACTGAACCGATGGTAAACATCTTTATGAACAAGATGAAAAACGAAGGGTTTAGAAAAATGCTTAATGAAGAATTTGTATTGCATACAGATGCTTGTATTGATGATTTTCTTCATGGAAACGTAACTTCTTTATTTGGGAATATCAAAAAATTATCCAAAGTAGTTTTAACCAACTTTAAACCAATGATTCCGGTTGCTTTTCATAAAGTTTGGGAGCAAGGACTTTTAAGTAATGATTATTATTTAAAATTGTGTGGTTCTGGTGGAGGTGGATATATCTTAGGCTTTACAGAAGATTTTGATAAGGCAAAAGCAACATTAAAGGATTATAAATTAGAATTGGTGTATAGATTCTAG
- a CDS encoding geranylgeranylglycerol-phosphate geranylgeranyltransferase, whose translation MQTPKSFSLSYKILSLFSVIRGYNIMVLVLAQYLAAIFIFSPKKSLSYVFFDYQLFFIVLASVCVVASGYIINNFYDVKADRINRPIKANLDNVVKQQTKLRIYFFLNFLGFVFGFIVSWRAALFFAVYIFSIWFYSHRLKKQAFIGLVTAAVLTVLPFFAIFVHFRNFSKIIFVHASFLFFVVLLRQLIKDLGNIRGAVATNYITFPVKYGERNSRKLGIFIVFFTCIPAVILFFYPSIGYMKYYFVFSIFVLFFIAFMLWKHNLRKYYVLLHNILKIMLLVGILSLLLVDPSLIVERVIDKLN comes from the coding sequence ATGCAAACGCCTAAATCATTTTCACTTTCTTATAAAATTCTTAGTTTATTTTCTGTTATCAGAGGCTATAATATTATGGTCTTAGTGTTAGCACAATATCTGGCGGCAATCTTTATTTTTTCTCCGAAAAAATCTTTGAGTTATGTATTCTTTGATTACCAACTATTCTTTATTGTACTTGCTTCTGTTTGCGTAGTTGCTTCTGGGTATATAATAAATAATTTTTACGATGTTAAAGCAGATCGGATTAACAGACCCATAAAGGCTAATCTAGACAATGTTGTAAAACAGCAAACCAAGTTGCGGATTTATTTTTTCTTAAATTTTTTAGGTTTTGTTTTTGGTTTTATTGTTTCTTGGAGAGCAGCCTTATTTTTTGCAGTGTATATCTTTTCAATCTGGTTTTATTCACACCGACTAAAAAAGCAGGCATTTATAGGTTTGGTTACTGCTGCAGTTTTAACTGTCCTTCCGTTTTTTGCCATTTTTGTTCATTTTAGAAATTTTTCAAAAATCATCTTCGTACACGCTAGCTTTTTGTTTTTTGTGGTCTTATTAAGACAGCTCATTAAAGATCTTGGCAATATCCGTGGAGCTGTAGCTACCAATTATATTACTTTCCCAGTAAAGTATGGAGAAAGAAACTCAAGAAAATTGGGTATTTTTATAGTCTTCTTTACTTGTATACCCGCAGTCATTCTATTTTTTTATCCATCGATTGGGTATATGAAATACTATTTTGTATTCTCTATTTTTGTATTGTTTTTTATTGCTTTTATGCTGTGGAAACACAATCTTAGAAAGTATTATGTATTGCTGCATAATATTTTAAAAATCATGCTTTTAGTAGGCATTTTGAGTTTATTGCTTGTTGATCCATCTTTGATCGTAGAAAGAGTCATAGACAAATTGAATTAA
- a CDS encoding pseudouridine synthase, which produces MSATNNSSRGRQTGGNKGFQGKKRDFKKAKETPVADPADGIRLNKYISNSGVSSRREADTYIASGNVTVNGKVITEMGFKVKPGDEVRFDGTSISPEVKRYILLNKPKNYITTMDDDRNRKTVMDLIENATKERIYPVGRLDRNTTGLLLFTNDGDLAKKLTHPKHNVQKLYHASLDKKLELKHLQRLRDEVIIEGRKVFIDEVDYVVGESKTEVGIKIHSGRNRIVRKIFEHFGYKVVKLDRVIFAGLTKKNLPRGRYRPLTEQEINTLHMI; this is translated from the coding sequence ATGAGTGCAACAAACAACTCGTCGAGAGGACGACAAACAGGAGGCAATAAAGGCTTCCAAGGAAAAAAAAGAGATTTTAAAAAAGCTAAAGAAACACCTGTAGCTGATCCAGCTGACGGGATTCGATTAAATAAATACATTTCAAATTCAGGAGTTTCTTCACGTAGAGAAGCAGATACTTATATTGCTTCTGGAAATGTAACCGTTAATGGTAAGGTAATTACAGAAATGGGTTTCAAAGTTAAACCCGGAGATGAGGTTCGCTTTGATGGTACTTCTATTTCTCCAGAGGTTAAGAGATACATTTTATTAAACAAACCAAAGAACTATATCACAACGATGGATGATGATCGCAATCGTAAGACCGTAATGGACTTGATTGAAAATGCAACAAAAGAACGTATTTACCCAGTTGGAAGATTGGATAGAAATACAACAGGGTTGCTTTTGTTTACTAATGATGGAGATTTGGCTAAAAAATTAACTCATCCAAAGCACAATGTACAGAAGTTATATCATGCTTCTTTGGATAAAAAGCTAGAGCTAAAACACCTGCAAAGACTAAGAGATGAGGTAATCATTGAAGGTAGAAAAGTTTTTATTGATGAGGTTGATTATGTAGTAGGAGAGTCTAAAACAGAAGTTGGAATTAAAATTCACTCTGGACGTAATAGAATTGTACGTAAAATATTTGAACACTTTGGATACAAAGTGGTAAAGTTAGATCGAGTGATTTTTGCTGGACTCACTAAGAAAAATTTACCAAGAGGTCGTTATAGACCACTTACAGAACAAGAAATCAATACGCTTCATATGATTTAG
- the hutG gene encoding formimidoylglutamase — MKKTFFDETPIRYLPAQSDYWTGRASNPDLENQYWHQEITLCDIDQINSNQAIDIGLLGYACDEGVRRNLGRVGASDGPKLLRDRLAKLPIHFEEKTVADFGDLCCVKNDMESCQLALKNSVRHLISKNVFPIIIGGGHDMAFGHFMGLREAVKNTDKSNIGILNFDAHFDLRNVDEKPNSGTPFNQIINKLAKTGETLDYFAIGIQRQSNTKELFDIAKNAEVGYAINYECESSSEELKSLQQKLKPFIDRNDHIYITIDMDGFSSAYAPGVSAPSPLGFTPYFVFKMLHFLFDTKKVISCDIAELNPKLDRDNLTANLAAKLVDFIVMKLNKKDTF, encoded by the coding sequence ATGAAAAAAACTTTTTTTGACGAAACTCCAATAAGGTACTTACCTGCTCAATCAGACTACTGGACAGGTAGAGCTTCGAATCCAGATTTAGAAAATCAATATTGGCATCAAGAAATTACCCTCTGTGATATCGATCAAATAAATTCTAATCAAGCGATTGACATTGGACTGCTGGGCTATGCCTGTGATGAAGGTGTTCGAAGAAATTTAGGTAGAGTTGGTGCTTCTGATGGCCCAAAACTATTGAGAGATCGACTGGCTAAATTACCCATACATTTTGAAGAAAAGACTGTGGCAGATTTTGGAGACTTATGTTGTGTAAAAAATGATATGGAAAGTTGTCAATTAGCTTTAAAGAACAGTGTGCGTCATTTGATTTCTAAAAATGTTTTTCCAATAATTATTGGGGGCGGTCATGATATGGCTTTCGGTCATTTTATGGGCCTGCGAGAAGCAGTAAAAAACACAGACAAAAGCAACATTGGAATTCTAAATTTTGATGCGCATTTTGATTTGAGAAATGTTGATGAAAAACCCAACTCAGGAACACCCTTTAACCAAATAATCAATAAATTAGCTAAAACAGGCGAAACTTTAGATTATTTTGCCATAGGAATCCAAAGACAATCAAATACCAAAGAGCTTTTTGACATTGCAAAAAATGCAGAAGTGGGTTATGCTATTAATTACGAATGTGAATCTTCATCCGAAGAGTTAAAATCACTTCAACAAAAGCTAAAACCTTTTATAGATAGAAATGACCATATCTATATTACTATTGATATGGATGGATTTTCATCTGCCTACGCTCCTGGGGTAAGTGCTCCCTCTCCCTTGGGATTTACTCCGTATTTTGTTTTTAAAATGCTACACTTTCTCTTTGACACAAAAAAAGTAATTTCTTGCGACATAGCAGAATTAAATCCAAAATTAGACAGAGATAATCTCACCGCTAATTTGGCTGCAAAACTGGTAGATTTTATCGTAATGAAACTCAACAAAAAAGACACTTTTTAA
- the hutI gene encoding imidazolonepropionase, whose translation MDTLFINIKELLQVRTAPIEFVSGKEMSELPSIKNAYLTVRDGIITGFGSMSNCPKTDGFKLIDATGKLVLPAWCDSHTHLVYAGNREGEFVDRIKGLSYEEIANNGGGILNSAKKLQVTSEEELYQQSKVRLEEVMQLGTGAIEIKSGYGLTEDAEIKMLNVIKRLKENYPIEIKATFLGAHAVPSAYKNDKAGYLQLVINSILPKIAAQSLASYIDVFCETGYFSVADTELILAAGKKHGLIPKIHVNQFTAIGGVQTGVKYNALSVDHLELMREEDIEVLKNTRTMPVALPSCSYFLSIPYTPARKMIEAGLPLALATDYNPGSTPSGNMNFVVATACIKMKMTPEEAINAATINGAYAMGLSDKTGSITIGKQANLILTKQINSFGCIPYSFGNHQIDTVYIKGMPVDK comes from the coding sequence ATGGATACACTTTTTATCAATATCAAAGAACTACTTCAAGTAAGAACTGCACCAATAGAATTTGTTTCAGGGAAAGAAATGAGCGAGCTTCCCAGCATTAAAAATGCCTATTTAACAGTTAGAGATGGCATAATTACGGGATTCGGAAGCATGAGTAACTGTCCAAAAACAGATGGTTTTAAGCTGATAGATGCAACAGGCAAACTAGTCTTACCTGCCTGGTGTGACTCACACACACATCTTGTGTATGCAGGAAATCGCGAAGGAGAATTTGTGGATAGAATCAAAGGTTTGAGCTATGAAGAAATCGCCAATAATGGTGGCGGAATCTTAAATTCAGCCAAAAAACTGCAAGTTACCTCTGAAGAAGAATTGTACCAACAAAGTAAGGTTCGCCTAGAAGAAGTTATGCAATTAGGGACTGGGGCTATTGAAATTAAATCTGGGTACGGCTTGACAGAAGATGCAGAGATTAAGATGCTCAATGTAATCAAGCGATTAAAAGAAAATTACCCTATAGAAATTAAGGCTACTTTTTTAGGAGCTCATGCGGTTCCATCAGCATATAAAAATGACAAAGCGGGATATTTGCAATTGGTCATCAACAGTATTTTGCCAAAAATTGCAGCGCAGAGCTTAGCTAGCTATATCGATGTTTTCTGCGAAACTGGTTATTTTTCTGTCGCAGATACAGAATTGATTTTAGCCGCAGGAAAAAAGCATGGTCTAATTCCTAAGATTCATGTAAATCAATTTACTGCAATTGGTGGAGTTCAGACAGGTGTTAAATACAATGCCTTATCTGTAGATCATCTAGAACTCATGAGAGAAGAAGATATTGAGGTTTTAAAAAACACACGTACAATGCCCGTTGCATTGCCTAGTTGTTCTTATTTTTTGAGCATTCCATATACCCCCGCAAGAAAAATGATCGAAGCTGGATTGCCCTTGGCTTTAGCTACAGATTACAACCCTGGATCAACACCTTCTGGGAATATGAATTTTGTGGTAGCCACAGCTTGTATTAAAATGAAAATGACTCCAGAAGAAGCCATTAATGCTGCTACGATTAATGGAGCCTATGCAATGGGACTAAGTGACAAAACAGGCTCAATTACCATCGGAAAACAAGCCAATCTTATTCTTACAAAACAAATAAACTCGTTTGGTTGTATTCCTTATTCTTTTGGCAATCATCAGATAGACACAGTATATATTAAAGGCATGCCTGTTGACAAATAA
- a CDS encoding urocanate hydratase, translating into MTFKEQIIQGIPQDLPPKRAYPSNANRAPKRKDILSLEEKQLAIRNALRYFPKDWHQELATEFAQELQDYGRIYMYRFKPSYTIYARAIEEYPAKSSQAAAIMLMIQNNLDPAVAQHPEELITYGGNGAVFQNWAQYLLVMQYLSKMTEEQTLHLYSGHPMGLFPSSKNAPRVVVTNGLMIPNYSKPDDWEKYNALGVTQYGQMTAGSFMYIGPQGIVHGTTITVMNAFRKILAKGETPTGKIFLTAGLGGMSGAQPKAGNIAGCITIAAEVNAKAATKRHEQGWVDVLIDNMDALIIRVKQAQENKEVVSIAYIGNVVEIWERFDEENIFIHVGSDQTSLHIPWTGGYYPIGISYDEANRLIREEPKLFKEKVQETLRRHATAINKHTQKGTYFFDYGNAFLLEASRAGANVMAKNGIDFKYSSYVQDILGPMCFDYGFGPFRWVCASGNPKDLDATDQIAMEVLQKIMENSPEEIQLQMQDNITWIKDAKKNKMVVGSQARILYADAEGRSKIATAFNQAIAAGKIGPVVLGRDHHDVSGTDSPYRETSNIYDGSKFTADMAVHNVIGDSFRGATWVSIHNGGGVGWGEVMNGGFGMLLDGTNAAEERLKSMILYDVNNGIARRSWARNKEAIFAIKREMERTPSLNVTIPNLVDDSILKDLF; encoded by the coding sequence ATGACATTTAAAGAGCAAATCATACAAGGTATTCCACAAGACCTACCACCAAAAAGAGCCTATCCAAGCAATGCTAATAGAGCCCCTAAAAGAAAAGATATTTTATCCCTAGAAGAAAAACAACTAGCCATTAGAAATGCCTTGAGGTATTTTCCAAAAGATTGGCATCAAGAATTGGCTACAGAATTCGCTCAAGAACTACAAGACTATGGTAGAATCTACATGTATCGCTTTAAGCCCTCATACACTATTTACGCAAGAGCCATAGAGGAATACCCTGCCAAATCAAGTCAGGCGGCAGCTATTATGTTAATGATTCAAAACAACTTAGACCCTGCTGTTGCACAACACCCAGAAGAGTTGATTACTTACGGAGGTAATGGTGCAGTATTTCAGAACTGGGCACAATACCTTTTGGTCATGCAATACTTATCTAAAATGACAGAAGAGCAAACCTTGCATTTGTACTCAGGGCACCCGATGGGCTTGTTTCCGTCATCTAAAAATGCCCCACGAGTGGTCGTAACCAACGGACTAATGATTCCCAACTATTCAAAACCGGACGATTGGGAAAAATACAATGCCCTTGGCGTTACACAGTATGGGCAAATGACTGCTGGCTCGTTTATGTATATAGGCCCTCAAGGAATTGTTCATGGAACTACCATTACTGTGATGAATGCCTTTAGAAAGATCTTAGCAAAAGGGGAAACCCCAACGGGTAAAATATTTTTAACCGCTGGATTGGGTGGAATGAGTGGAGCTCAACCCAAAGCTGGAAACATTGCTGGATGCATTACCATTGCAGCAGAAGTAAACGCAAAAGCGGCTACTAAAAGACATGAACAAGGCTGGGTAGATGTCCTCATAGACAATATGGATGCTTTAATAATTAGAGTAAAACAAGCACAAGAAAACAAGGAAGTCGTTTCTATAGCTTATATAGGTAATGTTGTAGAAATTTGGGAACGTTTTGATGAAGAAAACATTTTTATCCATGTAGGATCAGATCAAACCTCTTTGCACATCCCTTGGACTGGAGGCTACTACCCTATTGGAATTTCTTATGATGAAGCAAATCGACTAATCAGAGAAGAGCCTAAACTATTTAAAGAAAAAGTACAGGAAACTTTAAGAAGACATGCTACTGCAATTAACAAACACACTCAAAAAGGCACTTACTTTTTTGATTATGGAAACGCCTTTTTATTAGAAGCCTCAAGAGCAGGAGCTAATGTAATGGCTAAAAATGGCATTGATTTTAAATATTCATCATATGTTCAAGATATATTAGGACCTATGTGCTTTGACTATGGTTTTGGACCCTTTAGATGGGTTTGCGCTTCTGGGAATCCAAAGGATCTTGACGCAACAGATCAAATTGCAATGGAGGTTTTACAAAAAATTATGGAAAACTCTCCAGAAGAAATACAATTGCAAATGCAAGACAATATTACTTGGATTAAGGATGCAAAGAAAAACAAAATGGTGGTTGGATCACAAGCACGTATCTTATATGCTGATGCAGAAGGTCGATCAAAAATTGCCACTGCTTTTAATCAGGCCATTGCAGCAGGAAAAATTGGTCCTGTTGTATTGGGTAGAGACCACCACGATGTAAGCGGAACAGACTCACCCTATAGAGAGACCTCTAATATTTACGATGGAAGCAAGTTTACTGCAGACATGGCCGTGCACAATGTTATAGGCGATAGTTTTAGAGGTGCTACTTGGGTATCTATACACAATGGTGGCGGCGTTGGCTGGGGAGAAGTAATGAACGGTGGATTTGGAATGCTGTTAGACGGAACCAATGCTGCAGAAGAACGCCTAAAAAGCATGATTCTTTATGATGTAAACAACGGAATTGCTAGAAGAAGTTGGGCCAGAAACAAAGAAGCTATCTTTGCTATAAAACGAGAAATGGAAAGAACACCTAGTTTAAATGTTACCATACCCAACTTAGTGGATGACTCAATTTTAAAAGACTTATTTTAA